The following proteins come from a genomic window of Lytechinus pictus isolate F3 Inbred chromosome 1, Lp3.0, whole genome shotgun sequence:
- the LOC129265671 gene encoding sodium/mannose cotransporter SLC5A10-like isoform X2, protein MAGTDGNQDYEGKIGVTDVVIIVIYFVFVIIVGLWSMYRTNRGNASGYFLAGRSMWWLPIGASLFASNIGTGHFIGLAGTGAASGLAVAAYEVMSGYAILLLGWIFLPVYVSSGVYTMPEYLRVRYGGQRLRIAMSILALFLYVFTKISVDIFAGAVFIQQAFQWNIYASIFVLLAVTAVYTITGGLAAVIYTDTLQVLIMLIGGSYLMVTSFIKIGSLEQLRLEYMQSIPSSALNDTHSTCGYPRQDAFSMIRDATTSDQPWPGTALGIMVIGTWYWCTDQVIVQRSLAAKNVTHAKGASIVASYLKFLPQFLIVMPGMIARVLYTDEVACIDSESCMKYCQNPTSCSNIAYPLLILRLMPIGARGLMMAVMIAALMSSLTSIFNSGSTIFTMDLWRRLRPNAKNRELMIVGSILWVPIVQVAQGGQLFQYIQSLQSYFAPPIFVCFVSGVLSVRTNEKGAFWGFSVGVVLGVIRMILDIVYPAPACGSQDVRPSVVKNVHFLYYNCIVTLVCLVVTWTISLFTSKPTLNQILGKTFWTRGMKSPEEEQNHNDTTTIHAGSNKTVKDVRKRLVMQEKMPTDVSTDSSQTVELSSQKQKEKRDTPRWKTYLFWFLGFNPDDDQDVPGEASMIKSIDENPTWQQFTLVNAIVVCGVAVGIMVWWW, encoded by the exons ATGGCAGGGACAGACGGAAACCAAGATTATGAAGGTAAAATCGGTGTGACAGACgttgtcatcatcgtcatctatTTCGTCTTCGTCATCATTGTCGGTTTATGG TCTATGTACAGAACTAACAGGGGCAATGCCAGCGGTTACTTCCTTGCAGGCCGTTCAATGTGGTGGTTACCG ATTGGTGCATCATTATTTGCAAGTAACATTGGAACCGGACATTTTATCGGATTGGCAGGGACCGGTGCAGCATCGGGTCTAGCAGTGGCGGCTTATGAAGTTATG TCTGGATATGCCATTCTTCTTTTGGGATGGATCTTTCTCCCTGTTTACGTCTCTTCTGGG GTCTACACGATGCCCGAGTATCTCCGTGTTCGTTACGGAGGTCAACGACTTCGGATAGCGATGTCTATCCTTGCACTTTTCCTTTATGTATTTACAAAAATATCC gttgATATTTTCGCTGGAGCAGTATTCATTCAACAGGCTTTTCAATGGAACATATACGCTTCAATATTTGTACTCTTAGCTGTAACTGCTGTATACACCATTACAG GTGGCCTTGCAGCGGTGATCTATACGGATACTCTCCAAGTTTTGATCATGCTTATTGGCGGCTCATATCTCATGGTAACAA GCTTTATCAAGATAGGGAGCCTGGAACAACTAAGACTAGAATACATGCAGTCTATTCCATCTTCCGCACTGAACGATACGCATTCCACCTGCGGATACCCGAGACAAGACGCCTTTAGTATGATCCGGGATGCAACTACTTCGGATCAACCATGGCCCGGGACCGCTCTTGGTATCATGGTGATTGGCACTTGGTACTGGTGTACTGACCAG GTCATTGTACAACGTTCCCTTGCAGCCAAGAATGTCACACACGCGAAGGGCGCCTCTATCGTCGCAAGTTACCTCAAGTTTCTCCCACAATTCCTCATCGTGATGCCAGGAATGATCGCTCGAGTCCTTTATACAG ATGAGGTTGCGTGTATAGACAGTGAATCGTGTATGAAGTATTGCCAGAACCCAACCTCGTGTTCAAACATAGCCTACCCACTGCTCATCCTCAGACTTATGCCAATCG GTGCTCGTGGATTGATGATGGCCGTCATGATCGCCGCCCTGATGAGCTCATTAACATCCATATTCAACAGTGGGAGCACCATTTTCACCATGGACCTGTGGCGCCGCCTACGTCCGAATGCAAAGAACCGAGAGTTGATGATAGTAGGAAG TATCCTGTGGGTTCCCATAGTCCAGGTAGCACAAGGTGGCCAACTCTTCCAGTACATCCAGTCTCTGCAATCTTACTTTGCTCCACCTATCTTTGTCTGCTTCGTCTCTGGAGTACTCTCAGTCAGAACCAACGAGAAG GGAGCCTTTTGGGGTTTCTCCGTCGGGGTGGTTCTTGGTGTGATACGGATGATCCTTGACATTGTCTATCCTGCCCCAGCCTGTGGATCGCAGGATGTCCGACCTTCGGTTGTCAAGAATGTCCACTTCCTCTACTACAATTGCATCGTGACCCTGGTGTGCCTGGTTGTGACTTGGACCATCAGCCTGTTCACCTCTAAGCCCACACTCAATCAG ATACTTGGCAAGACTTTCTGGACCCGTGGAATGAAATCACCAGAAGAAGAGCAAAATCACAACGACACTACAACCATTCACGCAGGGAGTAATAAAACCGTGAAGGACGTCCGGAAAAGACTCGTAATGCAAGAAAAAATGCCAACTGATGTTTCTACAGATAGTTCCCAAACTGTTGAACTTTCAAGTCAAAAgcaaaaggagaaaaggg ATACCCCAAGATGGAAAACATATCTATTTTGGTTTCTTGGATTCAACCCCGACGATGATCAAGACGTTCCTGGGGAGGCTAGCATGATAAAGAGCATTGATGAGAACCCGACATGGCAACAGTTTACCTTGGTCAATGCTATCGTCGTCTGTGGGGTGGCAGTCGGGATTATGGTTTGGTGGTGGTGA
- the LOC129265671 gene encoding sodium/mannose cotransporter SLC5A10-like isoform X1: protein MAGTDGNQDYEGKIGVTDVVIIVIYFVFVIIVGLWSMYRTNRGNASGYFLAGRSMWWLPIGASLFASNIGTGHFIGLAGTGAASGLAVAAYEVMSGYAILLLGWIFLPVYVSSGVYTMPEYLRVRYGGQRLRIAMSILALFLYVFTKISVDIFAGAVFIQQAFQWNIYASIFVLLAVTAVYTITGGLAAVIYTDTLQVLIMLIGGSYLMVTSFIKIGSLEQLRLEYMQSIPSSALNDTHSTCGYPRQDAFSMIRDATTSDQPWPGTALGIMVIGTWYWCTDQVIVQRSLAAKNVTHAKGASIVASYLKFLPQFLIVMPGMIARVLYTDEVACIDSESCMKYCQNPTSCSNIAYPLLILRLMPIGARGLMMAVMIAALMSSLTSIFNSGSTIFTMDLWRRLRPNAKNRELMIVGRLFVLVLVAISILWVPIVQVAQGGQLFQYIQSLQSYFAPPIFVCFVSGVLSVRTNEKGAFWGFSVGVVLGVIRMILDIVYPAPACGSQDVRPSVVKNVHFLYYNCIVTLVCLVVTWTISLFTSKPTLNQILGKTFWTRGMKSPEEEQNHNDTTTIHAGSNKTVKDVRKRLVMQEKMPTDVSTDSSQTVELSSQKQKEKRDTPRWKTYLFWFLGFNPDDDQDVPGEASMIKSIDENPTWQQFTLVNAIVVCGVAVGIMVWWW from the exons ATGGCAGGGACAGACGGAAACCAAGATTATGAAGGTAAAATCGGTGTGACAGACgttgtcatcatcgtcatctatTTCGTCTTCGTCATCATTGTCGGTTTATGG TCTATGTACAGAACTAACAGGGGCAATGCCAGCGGTTACTTCCTTGCAGGCCGTTCAATGTGGTGGTTACCG ATTGGTGCATCATTATTTGCAAGTAACATTGGAACCGGACATTTTATCGGATTGGCAGGGACCGGTGCAGCATCGGGTCTAGCAGTGGCGGCTTATGAAGTTATG TCTGGATATGCCATTCTTCTTTTGGGATGGATCTTTCTCCCTGTTTACGTCTCTTCTGGG GTCTACACGATGCCCGAGTATCTCCGTGTTCGTTACGGAGGTCAACGACTTCGGATAGCGATGTCTATCCTTGCACTTTTCCTTTATGTATTTACAAAAATATCC gttgATATTTTCGCTGGAGCAGTATTCATTCAACAGGCTTTTCAATGGAACATATACGCTTCAATATTTGTACTCTTAGCTGTAACTGCTGTATACACCATTACAG GTGGCCTTGCAGCGGTGATCTATACGGATACTCTCCAAGTTTTGATCATGCTTATTGGCGGCTCATATCTCATGGTAACAA GCTTTATCAAGATAGGGAGCCTGGAACAACTAAGACTAGAATACATGCAGTCTATTCCATCTTCCGCACTGAACGATACGCATTCCACCTGCGGATACCCGAGACAAGACGCCTTTAGTATGATCCGGGATGCAACTACTTCGGATCAACCATGGCCCGGGACCGCTCTTGGTATCATGGTGATTGGCACTTGGTACTGGTGTACTGACCAG GTCATTGTACAACGTTCCCTTGCAGCCAAGAATGTCACACACGCGAAGGGCGCCTCTATCGTCGCAAGTTACCTCAAGTTTCTCCCACAATTCCTCATCGTGATGCCAGGAATGATCGCTCGAGTCCTTTATACAG ATGAGGTTGCGTGTATAGACAGTGAATCGTGTATGAAGTATTGCCAGAACCCAACCTCGTGTTCAAACATAGCCTACCCACTGCTCATCCTCAGACTTATGCCAATCG GTGCTCGTGGATTGATGATGGCCGTCATGATCGCCGCCCTGATGAGCTCATTAACATCCATATTCAACAGTGGGAGCACCATTTTCACCATGGACCTGTGGCGCCGCCTACGTCCGAATGCAAAGAACCGAGAGTTGATGATAGTAGGAAG GCTCTTCGTCCTTGTCCTCGTTGCCATCAGTATCCTGTGGGTTCCCATAGTCCAGGTAGCACAAGGTGGCCAACTCTTCCAGTACATCCAGTCTCTGCAATCTTACTTTGCTCCACCTATCTTTGTCTGCTTCGTCTCTGGAGTACTCTCAGTCAGAACCAACGAGAAG GGAGCCTTTTGGGGTTTCTCCGTCGGGGTGGTTCTTGGTGTGATACGGATGATCCTTGACATTGTCTATCCTGCCCCAGCCTGTGGATCGCAGGATGTCCGACCTTCGGTTGTCAAGAATGTCCACTTCCTCTACTACAATTGCATCGTGACCCTGGTGTGCCTGGTTGTGACTTGGACCATCAGCCTGTTCACCTCTAAGCCCACACTCAATCAG ATACTTGGCAAGACTTTCTGGACCCGTGGAATGAAATCACCAGAAGAAGAGCAAAATCACAACGACACTACAACCATTCACGCAGGGAGTAATAAAACCGTGAAGGACGTCCGGAAAAGACTCGTAATGCAAGAAAAAATGCCAACTGATGTTTCTACAGATAGTTCCCAAACTGTTGAACTTTCAAGTCAAAAgcaaaaggagaaaaggg ATACCCCAAGATGGAAAACATATCTATTTTGGTTTCTTGGATTCAACCCCGACGATGATCAAGACGTTCCTGGGGAGGCTAGCATGATAAAGAGCATTGATGAGAACCCGACATGGCAACAGTTTACCTTGGTCAATGCTATCGTCGTCTGTGGGGTGGCAGTCGGGATTATGGTTTGGTGGTGGTGA